One Epinephelus lanceolatus isolate andai-2023 chromosome 17, ASM4190304v1, whole genome shotgun sequence genomic window carries:
- the LOC117248000 gene encoding dual specificity protein phosphatase 13A-like has product MTDMKPVSEVRCDTQDSAQTVVRDTDPGEEEKCTCATEDSKRTREKIPSLQELEEVLYSATSSCRHGDEVWPNLYLGDMFMSHDKLGLWQLGITHVLNASHGKLCCKGSDDFYGTTVKYYGVPANDLPTFDLSPFFYPAAEFIHQALTSGGKVFVHCAVGVSRSAALVLAYLMIDHHLSLLSSVRCVQQKRWIFPNRGFLRQLIALDRKLQDKRMNESK; this is encoded by the exons ATGACAGACATGAAACCAGTCTCTGAGGTGAGGTGTGATACACAAGACTCTGCGCAGACAGTCGTCAGGGACACAGACccaggagaggaggaaaagtgcACATGTGCCACAGAGGATTCAAAAAGGACGAGGGAGAAGATCCCATCTCTCCAGGAGCTGGAAGAGGTTTTATATTCAGCTACAAGCTCCTGTCGCCACGGAGATGAGGTGTGGCCCAACCTGTATCTGGGGGACAT GTTTATGTCTCATGACAAGCTCGGGCTGTGGCAGCTGGGCATCACTCACGTACTGAACGCATCGCATGGGAAACTGTGCTGTAAGGGCAGTGATGACTTTTATGGAACCACGGTGAAATACTACGGCGTCCCAGCCAACGACCTGCCAACATTTGACCTTTCACCTTTTTTCTACCCTGCTGCTGAGTTCATCCACCAGGCTTTGACATCAGGAG GAAAGGTGTTTGTGCACTGTGCTGTGGGCGTGAGTCGCTCAGCTGCGTTGGTCCTAGCCTACCTGATGATTGATCACCACCTCAGTCTTTTGTCCTCTGTACGCTGCGTGCAACAGAAACGCTGGATTTTCCCAAACAGAGGCTTCCTGCGACAGCTTATAGCCCTGGACAGAAAACTGCAGGACAAAAGGATGAATGAGTCAAAGTAA